Within the Gammaproteobacteria bacterium genome, the region GCGCACCGAGAGGGCGCTCGAGCGGCTCGGATCGTGATCGTCCGGCACCGCGCGAATGGCATGCTTTTTGAAGCTGCCGGAAGGAACTGTCCGGCGCGCCGTTCGTGCGAGGACGGCCGTCGACGAGCAATCACGGAAACTCGGGCGTGGGGCATCGGCACTTTGCCGCGGCCGTCGCGGCCGCAATCGTCGGTCTCGCGGAAGTCTCGGGTGCGGCGCAGCCCGGGCTCGCGCGCGAGCCGGTCGCTCCTGGGCCCGTGCTCGAGAACGGACGGCCGCGCGGGCTGCCGCTGAACGGCGACGGCCGAGAAAAGCGAAACGCCGGCTTCCGTGTGTCCATCGACAACGATCTTCTGTCGTACGGCCAAAGCGATGCCGACTACACGGCGGGCTTCGCCGTGACGCTCGCGGGTCGCCGGGCCGCCTCGTCGCCTTTTTCGTTGGACACGGCCGTCGGGTGGCTCGATCCGCTCGTCCCGGCCACGCGGAGGTCCCATCCGCCGTACCGGCTGCATTCGCTCCAAGTGGGACTGATGGCATTCACTCCGGATAACCTGAACACGGCGGCGCCGATCTTCGACGACCGTCCCTACGCGAGCCTGCTGTTCGTCTCGAACGGGCGAACGTTCGTCTCCGACCCGATGGAGCCGGTCTACGACACGTCGTTCACCGTCGGGCTTCTCGGCCTCGACGTCGCGAAGCTGCTGCAGAAGGGACTGCACGAAGCGTTGCAGCTCGACGAGGTGCCGGCGGGGTGGGACCACCAGATCTCGGACGGGGGCGAGCCGACGCTGCGCTTCATGTGGGCGCGCCAGGCGCTGCTCGCTTCGGACTTTCAGTCCGATCGGAGGGAGCACGAGATCAAGTGGCGCACCGAGGCGAGCGTCGGCTATGTCACGGAGGCAGCGATCTCGGTATCCGGCCGATGGGGCCGCATCAACACGCCGTGGTGGAGCTTCGCGCCGGAGCACGGCGATTACGTTCTCCAGCCTTCGCCCGTGATCGGCACGGCCGTGCGCGACGACGTCCGCGAGCTTTATCTGTGGGGCGGTGTGAAGATCCGCGCCCGCGCCTACAACGCGTTCCTCCAAGGGCAGTTCCGCGACAGCGACGTCGAGATCGACGGCGACGCGATCGAGCGCATCACGGCCGAGGCATGGATCGGCGTGACGTGGCAGCCGGCGCCCGTGCTGCGCTTGAGCTATGCCGCGCGGTATCAGACCGCAGAGCTCGAGCGCGGGCCCGGCAGCCGCGACATACGGTGGGCCGGGTTCATCGTCAGCCGCAATTTCTGAGAAGGCTCACGGCTTGCGGCCGCGGCGCAAATCGAAGGTGCGCGTGGTGCCGGCCGTGAGCTCGTGGACCTCGTCCCTGAAGCCGAGCCGGATCGGCGCCACGCCGGGCTCGCGGCCGCGGACGCTCAGCGTGTCCCGCGTGAGCTTCAGGTCGAGCGAGTGCCCGCGGTACCGGACACGCATGTCGAGCCGCTCGAGCTCCTCGGGCAGCTGCGGATTGAAGCGGAGCACGTCACCGGTGACCTCGATGCCGGTGGAGACCCGCTGCACCAGGTCCACGGTGCCCGCCATGGCCCCGAGGTGCACGCCCTCCGACG harbors:
- a CDS encoding lipid A deacylase LpxR family protein, whose product is MGHRHFAAAVAAAIVGLAEVSGAAQPGLAREPVAPGPVLENGRPRGLPLNGDGREKRNAGFRVSIDNDLLSYGQSDADYTAGFAVTLAGRRAASSPFSLDTAVGWLDPLVPATRRSHPPYRLHSLQVGLMAFTPDNLNTAAPIFDDRPYASLLFVSNGRTFVSDPMEPVYDTSFTVGLLGLDVAKLLQKGLHEALQLDEVPAGWDHQISDGGEPTLRFMWARQALLASDFQSDRREHEIKWRTEASVGYVTEAAISVSGRWGRINTPWWSFAPEHGDYVLQPSPVIGTAVRDDVRELYLWGGVKIRARAYNAFLQGQFRDSDVEIDGDAIERITAEAWIGVTWQPAPVLRLSYAARYQTAELERGPGSRDIRWAGFIVSRNF